The proteins below come from a single Chitinophaga pinensis DSM 2588 genomic window:
- a CDS encoding glycosyl hydrolase family 18 protein — protein sequence MRQLRLFCTLLLLLLCLGAEQAFSQLSRLRADGKRIVNASNQEVIFKGINVGGWLLQEGYMIKPSFSGGGTQWSIKKRLYDQGQSDAAVEAFYQSWRDNFITKADIDYLASQGFNSVRLPLHYDLFLTAAQRAVRNGVARNASTYNSYVSSLTTWYNNNQLFNDQNLEGFRLTDSLLKWCAANNMYVVLDLHAAPGAAGTDANISDALMGNDLWNKPIYQDITVRLWQRISARYINDDRVGFYDLINEPNNVPANQSIHSLFERLINAIRAQGDTHLLMVEGNGWGNQYNYLEPFTFTNRSNLVYNAHRYGTSTSTTTTNGDANQINELGNINNFRNTHNVPVVVGETGENNSNWLRANIAAMNAAGVGWFHWTYKRFDGGENAALLRIPPPYLMDGAGNMSAVLNNIRFANNVKNTNTIAAVAPGRSSANAPVGKTIWLQGFNNKYVNSKNGQGAMWCDSDAPQAWELFTVVDAGNGKIALRGNNGMYVSSENGEQAITCNRPAIQGWEAFDWLETADGKVSLRGSNGLFISSENGAAAMTCTRPTASGWEAFGYSVVGNAQDVPDQEGPTAAPGQFKVVGYWPGWAGSPSTSKVPYNKLTNVNYAFLLPNNDGTLQGLDNPTALRALVTQSHAAGVKVSISIGGWNNGNDQGFENLARNASTRTTFVNAVIAFVNQYSLDGADIDWEYPDNGASADNYVLLMTELSTQLHGRGKLLTAAVVGENGASILSSVFPLVDYLTLMAYDENDYQHSTYSYAQRSLNYWRGRGLPKEKAILGVPFYGRPSWESYAQLLARGASPNADTYQGVGYNGIPTIKAKTNLAFDQGGGIMIWELSQDVTGANSLLNAINQVVLQRGDTTVTNPNPTTVPIGKTIWLQGFNSKYVNSRNGQGAMWCDSDTPQAWELFTVIDAGNGKIALRGNNGLYVSSENGEQAMTCNRPAIDGWEVFDWISNSDGSVSLRGSNGMYVSSENGEQAITCNRPAIDGWERFNWAAATALTASSIAAVQQEKTAVSIAANGSLLIYPNPVMKGSTLTVNVKKYNAAAPVHVSVVDVNKRVVAYKKANAAVVTLSTGNMAGGFYILTVTNGNNIFTSKVLIQ from the coding sequence ATGCGTCAACTAAGACTATTCTGTACACTTTTGCTGCTGCTCCTCTGTCTGGGTGCGGAGCAGGCATTTTCCCAGCTGTCCCGCCTGCGGGCAGATGGAAAACGTATCGTCAACGCCAGTAACCAGGAAGTGATCTTTAAAGGGATCAATGTCGGTGGCTGGCTGTTGCAGGAAGGATATATGATCAAACCTTCCTTCTCTGGCGGCGGTACACAATGGTCCATTAAAAAGCGCCTCTATGACCAGGGGCAGAGCGACGCCGCGGTAGAAGCATTCTACCAGAGCTGGCGTGACAATTTTATCACCAAAGCAGATATTGATTACCTGGCTTCACAGGGTTTTAACAGTGTCCGCCTGCCGTTACATTATGACCTTTTTCTGACAGCTGCACAGCGGGCAGTAAGAAATGGTGTAGCGCGTAACGCATCAACTTACAACAGCTATGTAAGTTCGCTGACCACCTGGTACAACAACAACCAGCTGTTCAACGATCAGAACCTGGAAGGTTTCCGCCTGACAGACAGCCTGTTGAAATGGTGTGCTGCCAACAACATGTATGTGGTACTTGACCTGCACGCAGCTCCGGGTGCTGCTGGTACAGATGCCAACATCTCTGATGCACTGATGGGTAATGACCTCTGGAACAAACCTATCTATCAGGACATCACCGTACGCTTATGGCAGCGTATCTCTGCACGTTACATCAATGATGACCGTGTAGGTTTTTATGATCTGATCAACGAACCAAACAACGTTCCGGCTAATCAGAGTATCCACTCGCTCTTTGAAAGACTGATCAACGCTATTCGTGCACAGGGTGACACACACCTGTTAATGGTAGAAGGAAATGGCTGGGGTAACCAGTACAACTACCTCGAACCATTCACTTTTACCAACAGAAGTAACCTGGTGTACAACGCGCACCGTTATGGTACTTCCACATCGACTACAACCACCAATGGCGATGCTAACCAGATCAATGAACTGGGTAACATTAACAACTTCCGTAACACACACAATGTCCCGGTAGTAGTGGGAGAGACCGGAGAAAACAACAGCAACTGGCTGCGTGCCAATATCGCTGCGATGAATGCTGCCGGAGTGGGTTGGTTCCACTGGACCTACAAACGTTTTGACGGTGGTGAAAATGCCGCTTTATTGCGGATTCCTCCGCCATACCTGATGGATGGTGCCGGCAATATGAGCGCTGTACTGAATAACATCAGGTTTGCCAACAATGTAAAGAACACAAACACCATCGCTGCCGTAGCGCCAGGCAGAAGTTCTGCTAACGCGCCTGTCGGTAAAACGATCTGGCTGCAGGGCTTTAACAACAAATACGTTAACTCAAAGAACGGTCAGGGCGCTATGTGGTGCGATTCTGATGCTCCACAGGCATGGGAACTCTTTACCGTGGTAGATGCAGGTAACGGTAAGATCGCCCTGAGAGGTAACAACGGTATGTATGTTTCTTCTGAAAACGGTGAGCAGGCAATCACCTGTAACAGACCTGCTATTCAGGGTTGGGAAGCATTTGACTGGCTAGAAACGGCTGACGGTAAAGTGTCTCTCAGAGGAAGTAACGGTCTGTTCATCTCTTCTGAGAACGGTGCTGCTGCAATGACCTGCACCCGTCCTACAGCCAGTGGCTGGGAAGCATTCGGTTACAGCGTAGTCGGTAATGCACAGGATGTTCCTGACCAGGAGGGGCCGACTGCGGCGCCAGGTCAGTTTAAAGTTGTAGGTTACTGGCCAGGATGGGCGGGTAGTCCCAGCACCAGCAAAGTGCCTTATAACAAGCTGACAAATGTGAACTATGCGTTCCTCCTGCCAAACAACGATGGTACCCTGCAGGGACTTGACAATCCAACCGCGTTACGCGCGCTGGTAACCCAGTCACACGCTGCCGGTGTTAAAGTATCGATCTCTATCGGCGGATGGAACAATGGTAACGATCAGGGCTTTGAAAACCTGGCACGTAATGCGTCTACCCGTACCACTTTCGTGAACGCTGTGATTGCATTCGTAAACCAGTATAGCCTTGATGGCGCTGATATTGACTGGGAATATCCTGACAATGGTGCTTCTGCTGACAACTACGTATTGCTGATGACAGAACTTTCCACTCAGCTGCATGGCCGTGGTAAACTGCTTACAGCTGCTGTAGTCGGTGAAAACGGAGCAAGTATCCTGAGTAGCGTATTCCCGCTGGTGGATTACCTGACACTGATGGCATATGATGAAAACGATTATCAGCACTCTACCTATAGTTATGCACAGCGTTCGCTGAACTACTGGAGAGGTCGTGGTTTGCCAAAAGAAAAAGCCATCCTGGGTGTACCATTCTATGGCCGTCCCAGCTGGGAATCTTACGCGCAGCTGCTGGCCAGAGGTGCAAGTCCAAACGCGGACACTTACCAGGGCGTAGGTTACAATGGTATACCTACTATCAAGGCGAAAACTAACCTGGCATTCGACCAGGGTGGTGGTATCATGATCTGGGAACTGTCACAGGATGTTACCGGTGCGAACTCCCTCCTGAACGCGATCAACCAGGTTGTACTGCAGAGAGGCGATACGACCGTAACAAACCCGAATCCGACGACTGTACCGATCGGTAAAACGATCTGGTTACAGGGCTTTAACAGCAAATACGTTAATTCAAGAAACGGACAGGGTGCTATGTGGTGTGATTCCGATACTCCGCAGGCATGGGAACTCTTTACTGTCATAGATGCGGGTAACGGTAAGATCGCGCTGAGAGGTAACAACGGTCTGTATGTTTCTTCTGAAAATGGCGAACAGGCAATGACCTGCAACAGACCTGCTATTGACGGATGGGAAGTATTCGACTGGATCAGCAACAGTGATGGTTCCGTTTCCCTGCGTGGCAGCAACGGAATGTATGTTTCCTCCGAAAATGGTGAGCAGGCAATTACTTGTAACAGACCTGCTATTGACGGATGGGAAAGATTTAACTGGGCAGCAGCAACAGCATTGACTGCGTCTTCAATCGCTGCCGTACAACAGGAAAAAACAGCTGTGAGTATTGCTGCGAATGGCAGTCTGCTGATATATCCTAACCCGGTAATGAAAGGTAGTACGCTGACCGTTAACGTGAAAAAATACAACGCAGCCGCTCCGGTACACGTATCGGTAGTAGATGTGAATAAGCGGGTAGTAGCTTATAAGAAAGCCAACGCCGCAGTAGTGACATTATCTACAGGCAATATGGCCGGTGGTTTCTATATATTGACTGTTACCAATGGTAATAACATATTTACCAGCAAGGTACTGATTCAGTAA
- a CDS encoding T9SS type A sorting domain-containing protein, whose amino-acid sequence MRKHFYCLLAMFASCLVSPLSQVQAQTTPATWQEHWFEHVQLLQRVYLDNDLALYYDNDVSRSVTWPNQFLSDVWRYTKKTYGSFGTEPQLYAVMHTNKYSGGHPSTYFDASHDFRNVIDAGPGNWTGATEGDHNLLTHEVGHIVEIGSKNTHGSPAFGIWGDSKWAEIYIYDVYKGLGLTTYQNSVYTQFTAGRDNFPRANTAWFRDWFYPIYNQYGGTQVLNRYFVQVALYFARSGSEYNGGMNMGEFVHFWSGAAGVNLKSLATTAFGWTSEYETQFVQAQQKYPFTYSTPKPIVASLFQDINYGGYGVYLPEGNYNLTTLRAYGARNDDVTSLKVAAGYRVTFYMDDNFTGSSKVFTADAASMEAGWNDQVSSIRVEKLAAATVSVAPEEKDGLSVSSDKGLVVFPNPVSRGSSLTVRVTEYDAKAPLKVSLVDVNKTPVVYQTANAATVSVNTGNVAGGVYVLVVTNGSRYYTKKIVVQ is encoded by the coding sequence ATGCGTAAACACTTCTACTGTTTACTGGCGATGTTCGCCAGCTGCCTCGTATCTCCTCTGTCACAGGTACAGGCCCAGACGACTCCTGCAACCTGGCAGGAACATTGGTTTGAACACGTGCAGCTATTGCAGCGTGTCTACCTGGATAATGACCTGGCGCTCTACTATGACAATGATGTAAGCCGCTCCGTCACCTGGCCCAATCAGTTCCTGTCAGACGTATGGCGGTACACTAAAAAGACATACGGCTCCTTCGGTACAGAACCGCAGCTGTATGCCGTTATGCACACCAACAAGTACAGCGGTGGCCATCCTTCTACTTACTTTGACGCCAGCCACGATTTCAGAAATGTGATTGATGCTGGTCCGGGTAACTGGACAGGTGCAACAGAAGGTGACCATAATCTGCTGACGCACGAAGTAGGGCATATTGTGGAAATCGGCTCTAAAAACACACATGGCTCTCCTGCCTTCGGTATCTGGGGAGACAGTAAATGGGCCGAAATCTACATTTATGACGTCTACAAAGGTCTGGGACTGACTACCTACCAGAACTCAGTCTACACACAGTTTACTGCTGGCCGGGATAACTTCCCGAGAGCTAATACGGCATGGTTCAGAGACTGGTTTTATCCCATCTACAATCAGTACGGTGGTACACAGGTATTAAACCGTTATTTCGTACAGGTAGCGCTTTATTTTGCCCGTTCCGGCTCCGAATACAACGGCGGCATGAACATGGGTGAATTTGTACATTTCTGGAGCGGAGCTGCAGGTGTAAATCTGAAGTCACTGGCAACAACAGCATTCGGCTGGACCAGCGAATATGAAACACAATTCGTACAGGCACAGCAGAAATATCCCTTTACTTATAGCACACCTAAGCCAATTGTTGCCAGCCTGTTCCAGGATATCAATTACGGTGGTTACGGGGTATACCTGCCGGAAGGTAATTACAACCTGACAACCCTGAGAGCCTACGGCGCCCGGAATGACGATGTTACCTCACTGAAAGTAGCTGCCGGTTACAGAGTAACTTTCTACATGGATGACAACTTCACCGGTTCCTCCAAGGTATTTACTGCGGATGCAGCTTCTATGGAAGCAGGCTGGAATGACCAGGTATCTTCCATCAGAGTAGAAAAACTGGCTGCTGCCACAGTAAGCGTAGCTCCTGAAGAAAAAGACGGGTTGTCCGTATCGTCTGACAAAGGACTTGTCGTTTTCCCGAATCCTGTCAGCAGAGGTAGTTCACTGACAGTAAGGGTAACAGAATATGACGCTAAAGCGCCATTGAAAGTATCGCTGGTAGATGTGAATAAAACGCCGGTAGTGTATCAGACGGCCAATGCGGCGACTGTATCCGTGAATACAGGAAATGTAGCAGGTGGCGTATATGTGCTGGTGGTTACAAACGGTAGCAGGTATTATACAAAGAAAATAGTCGTTCAGTAG
- a CDS encoding efflux RND transporter periplasmic adaptor subunit has product MNSLKALAITISLPATLLFSSCSHTEGKSENKENAQEEAPVAAISLQKGKLASSLQLPGELIAYQQVDIYAKVSSFVKKLHVDVGTEVSQGQLLATMEAPEISSQLAGAESRIKSQEAVYLASKANYDRLYNTSLTPGTVSKNDLDIAQARMKSDLAQWDAGKAAYREISDNRNYLEIRAPFSGVISARNVSAGAYVGPTGKGSELPLFTLQEQKKLRLVISVPESYTAYLNSSSEVKFNVKAFTGQQFTAKVNRLSGALDARLRSQRIEMDVINNDKKLLPGMIAEVNIPMDAADSTFLVPKAAVVNSTVNVFVVRVTNGKAERVQVQTGREAEGKVEIYGNLNEGDTILAAANEEVRDGAELKHVKTGK; this is encoded by the coding sequence ATGAACAGTCTTAAAGCACTTGCTATCACAATAAGTTTACCTGCCACACTGCTGTTCAGCAGCTGTAGTCACACAGAAGGTAAATCAGAAAATAAAGAAAACGCACAGGAGGAAGCTCCTGTTGCAGCAATATCCCTGCAAAAAGGTAAACTCGCCTCTTCTCTGCAACTGCCTGGTGAGCTGATTGCTTATCAGCAGGTAGATATCTATGCGAAGGTGAGCAGCTTTGTAAAAAAGCTGCATGTAGATGTGGGTACGGAAGTAAGTCAGGGACAACTGCTGGCTACAATGGAAGCACCAGAGATCAGTTCTCAGCTGGCCGGTGCAGAATCCAGGATCAAATCACAGGAGGCGGTATACCTGGCGAGCAAAGCTAATTATGACCGTTTGTATAATACCAGTCTGACACCAGGTACCGTTTCCAAAAACGACCTGGATATAGCGCAGGCGCGTATGAAATCAGACCTGGCACAATGGGATGCCGGTAAGGCTGCTTACAGGGAGATCTCTGACAACAGAAACTATCTGGAGATCAGAGCACCATTTTCCGGCGTTATCAGTGCAAGAAATGTGAGTGCGGGCGCTTATGTTGGTCCGACAGGAAAAGGCTCTGAATTGCCTTTATTTACCCTTCAGGAGCAAAAGAAACTGCGTCTGGTAATCTCCGTTCCGGAATCTTATACTGCTTACCTGAACAGCAGCAGCGAGGTGAAGTTCAATGTGAAAGCATTTACCGGTCAGCAGTTTACTGCGAAGGTAAACCGTCTTTCCGGTGCACTGGATGCCCGTCTGCGTTCACAGCGTATTGAAATGGATGTGATCAATAATGATAAAAAATTGTTACCGGGTATGATCGCGGAAGTGAATATTCCGATGGACGCGGCTGACAGTACCTTCCTGGTACCGAAAGCAGCGGTGGTGAATTCTACAGTAAATGTGTTCGTGGTAAGGGTAACAAACGGCAAAGCGGAAAGAGTACAGGTACAAACCGGCCGCGAAGCTGAAGGTAAAGTTGAAATCTATGGTAATCTCAACGAAGGCGACACCATTCTGGCTGCCGCTAACGAAGAAGTAAGAGATGGCGCTGAACTGAAGCACGTTAAAACAGGCAAGTAA